The nucleotide sequence CAGTAGTCCTGGGTGCCGGCCTGCCCGGCCTCGAGCAGCGCGAGCACGAGCTGCGCCTGGTCGTACAGCATCTTCTCGAAGTGCGGCACTCGCCACTGGGCGTCGACCGAGTACCGATGGAACCCGCCACCGAGCTGGTCGCGCATGCCGCCGAGCGCCATGCCCTGGAGCGCGTGGTGCACCAGTCCGACGAGGTCCGCGTCGGGCCGTCGCGCGTGGTGGCGCAGCAGGAACAGCAGTTCGGACGGCCGCGGGAATTTCGGGGCGCCGCCGAACCCGCCGTGCCGGGGGTCGGCCGCGCGACGGTACTCTTCGGCGGCGTGATCCAGTTCGTCGGCGGAGGCGAGGCCGCGCTCGGCCCCGCGATCGGGGGCCGTCGCCGCCTGCAGGCGTTCGGTCAGCGACGCGGCCGACGCCAGAACGCGCCCCCGATCCTCGTGCCAGGCCCTCGCCACCTCGCGGAGCACCTCGGTGAAGCCCGGACGCCCCCACCGCGACGTCGGCGGGAAGTAGGTCCCCCCGTAGAAGGGCTGCAGGTCGGGCGTCAGCCACACGCTCATCGGCCAGCCGCCGGCGCCCGTCGTCGCCTGCACGAACAGCATGTAGACCCGGTCGACGTCGGGCCGCTCCTCCCGATCGACCTTCACGGGCACGAAGTGTTCGTTGAGCACGGCCGCCACCGCAGCGTCCTCGAACGATTCGTGCTCCATCACGTGGCACCAGTGGCACGTCGAGTAGCCGATCGACAGGAAGATGGGCCGCTCGGTGGCACGCGCCACCCCGAAGGCCTCCTCGCCCCACGGATACCAGTCGACCGGGTTGCCGGCGTGCTGCAGGAGGTAGGGGCTGCTCTCTCGCGCCAGGCGGTTGGGCATCGGAAGGCCAGAATATCATCCGCCGTGGTCACGCCCTTGAGGATCACGAGCGCGACCCCGGCATCACCTCGGGTGAGGAGGAGTCAGGCGGGTCACGTCGGTGGCGAAGGTCACGGCCTCAGTCAGGCCGGTGCGCTCGCAAACAGCGGAGGTCTCCCGGGGAAACGGCCAACCACCGGTGCCGGCGTCGGCGGTGACCTGCTCGAGCAACTCGACGAACGACGAGCCCCAGAGCTCGATCTCCTTGAGCCGCCGTGACCGGTCTTTCGCCAGGGCCGACGCGAAGGCCGCATCCACCTCGGGCGGCAGTCCCGACACGAACGACGACGGCGGGGCAGGCACCGCGTTGAGGACGTTGATCAGGACGCGCCCGAGATCGTCACCCGAGACGGCCTTCCTGCCGGTCAGCGCCTCGTAGCAGACGGCGGCGAACGAGTAGACGTCGGTCCGGGCGTCGACGTCCTCGCCCTGGACCTGCTCCGGTGACATGTACGTCGGGGTGCCCATGACCGTTCCGGCCTGCGTCAGACCCCGCTCGAACGTCACCGACTTGGCCAGCCCGAAGTCGAGGACCTTGACGCGGAACCCGGCCGGATCGTCCACGAGGAAGATGTTCTCCGGCTTCACATCGCGGTGCACGACGCCGGCGCGGTGCGCGGCACGCAGCGCGGCGCACCCCTGGCGGACCAGCTCCGCCACCTGCGCCGGGGTGCCTCGCCCGTGGCCCCTGATCTGCGTCGCGAGGTCGCACCCCGAGAGCTTCTCCATCACCAGAAAGGAGGTCCCATCGTCCAGCTCGCCCGAGTCGTAGAGGGCAATCACCCCGGGGTGCTGGATGCGCGCGACGGTGCGCGCCTCGCGATCGAAGCGCTGTCGCAGGTCGGGGTTGTTGAAATGATCCGGGTGGATCAGCTTGACGGCAACGTGGCGATCCAGGCGCTCGTCCCAGGCGGCCAGGACGATGCCCATGCCGCCTTCGCCGAGCACGCGCGTGAATCGGTAGCGGTCCAGCAGGCGATACGGCAGCGTGCGCGGCGACTCGAGCGCCGAGCCGTCGTCGCCGCAGGTGCCCGCCGCGTGGTCGTAGCAGCGCCCGCACCGCGGGCACGTCTGCAGCGTCGCGATACCCCGCTCGTGCATCTCGTGGCGCGTCAGGGCCCGTCGCTCGTCGAGCGCCGCCAGCTGGATGCGCATCCGCTTCATGTCGAGCGCCGCTCCCAGCTGA is from Acidobacteriota bacterium and encodes:
- a CDS encoding serine/threonine protein kinase → MRGSSLGRLLDRVAAIGAHPAESEDERVRRLIWMITLVAGAIPISGLMAPVFAALGAVPAAILSMLGAAFWAGQVVLTGLFRRGVDSMALASQFACVIFSCAGVLAMGGLSSSGGIVLIGLIGPLYALAFPNRRRAWWLLGAYLASLALCIAMGDGVSWARPLPEFANAVVFGIMTTTTTVSVFGALYFFVFQRDRALFLLREAEGTISRLLQASPSASDTIPGWSVSMASEVAGAIGAERIGIWETGANGLVPVDAGGLAPPSVDDVNGLAPAPEGTFAHTTQGILVAVHGMSGELRGALVVSGPSLRWTRTERRLVGGFAHQLGAALDMKRMRIQLAALDERRALTRHEMHERGIATLQTCPRCGRCYDHAAGTCGDDGSALESPRTLPYRLLDRYRFTRVLGEGGMGIVLAAWDERLDRHVAVKLIHPDHFNNPDLRQRFDREARTVARIQHPGVIALYDSGELDDGTSFLVMEKLSGCDLATQIRGHGRGTPAQVAELVRQGCAALRAAHRAGVVHRDVKPENIFLVDDPAGFRVKVLDFGLAKSVTFERGLTQAGTVMGTPTYMSPEQVQGEDVDARTDVYSFAAVCYEALTGRKAVSGDDLGRVLINVLNAVPAPPSSFVSGLPPEVDAAFASALAKDRSRRLKEIELWGSSFVELLEQVTADAGTGGWPFPRETSAVCERTGLTEAVTFATDVTRLTPPHPR